A stretch of the Solirubrobacterales bacterium genome encodes the following:
- a CDS encoding putative toxin-antitoxin system toxin component, PIN family → MLVVLDPNVLVSAALSPAGPPAVLIRRWLAGEFELVVSSALLAELERVLAYPKITKRITPAEAAAFVALLKREAQLEPDPTGGPPVQIEDPEDEYLLALAASAGAALVSGDEHPTVLAGRFPVYTPSDFLAEL, encoded by the coding sequence TTGCTGGTCGTACTCGATCCGAACGTCCTGGTTTCGGCGGCCCTGTCTCCGGCGGGTCCACCGGCTGTGTTGATCCGGCGCTGGCTCGCCGGTGAGTTCGAGCTGGTGGTCTCATCGGCCCTGCTGGCGGAACTCGAGAGAGTCCTGGCGTATCCCAAAATCACGAAGAGGATCACGCCGGCCGAAGCGGCGGCCTTCGTGGCCCTGCTCAAGCGCGAGGCACAACTGGAACCGGATCCGACCGGTGGGCCCCCTGTCCAGATCGAGGACCCCGAGGACGAGTATCTCCTCGCCCTTGCGGCCAGCGCGGGCGCCGCCCTGGTCTCAGGCGATGAACACCCCACCGTCCTGGCGGGCCGGTTTCCGGTCTATACGCCGAGTGATTTCCTGGCGGAACTCTGA
- a CDS encoding type II toxin-antitoxin system VapB family antitoxin, with protein MTGTAVKRKTSFEIDPVKVDAARKILGTRTLTETVDEALAEVVRVRQRRELVSLLFDPETSALDDPDQMAGAWR; from the coding sequence ATGACCGGGACAGCAGTGAAGCGCAAGACCTCCTTTGAAATCGATCCGGTCAAGGTTGACGCCGCCCGGAAGATTCTCGGCACCAGAACCCTGACCGAGACCGTGGATGAGGCTCTGGCTGAGGTGGTCCGGGTCCGGCAACGCCGGGAGCTCGTGAGCCTCCTGTTCGATCCAGAGACCTCGGCGCTCGACGACCCCGACCAGATGGCCGGCGCCTGGCGGTGA
- a CDS encoding ribbon-helix-helix protein, CopG family: protein MPRVRTTLTIDSAVMKAVRVQAARTGKGDSEVIEDAVRSALGLDLFERMWAKSDLDEHQAMDLALEAQHRDRPG, encoded by the coding sequence ATGCCCCGTGTTCGGACCACATTGACGATCGATTCCGCGGTGATGAAGGCCGTCCGGGTACAGGCTGCCCGCACCGGCAAGGGTGACAGCGAAGTGATCGAGGATGCGGTTCGAAGCGCGCTCGGCCTCGATCTTTTCGAGCGGATGTGGGCAAAGTCCGACCTGGACGAACATCAGGCGATGGATCTCGCGCTTGAGGCACAGCACCGGGACCGGCCCGGCTGA
- a CDS encoding SGNH/GDSL hydrolase family protein encodes MSGLRIRCLLVALFAGFAFAGTGVVNAAAAGTYLNLGDSVGNGYFGKTSNWIANQYGADDHRDLTQYGQPSLSILDNQVPQAVSAINEAGNTVAVTIDSGGVDALGDCDFSSPSCTTRNNLRASVEALNNALAGDPGTEFFGMLAYHNPAVDLPEEGDFQQRLLGANGVIGMCDTGMAVGLNDIVFQEAARLGIRVADSYPAFKAGGQALMGDQIHPNLAGYQKMLEAYQASTVPTACQGPGPDPDPDPDPDPDLSPPNTKILQRPSALLRKRSTTFRFRSNESGSRFQCRLDGAKFRSCKSPLRLKRLKAGRHVLRIRAIDKAGNVERHPAEARFRVKLKSPKSKSHRRN; translated from the coding sequence ATGAGCGGATTACGAATCAGGTGTTTGCTTGTCGCGCTTTTCGCAGGGTTCGCGTTTGCCGGCACGGGTGTTGTCAACGCGGCTGCGGCCGGGACCTACCTGAATCTGGGTGACTCGGTCGGCAACGGCTACTTCGGGAAGACCAGCAACTGGATCGCCAACCAGTACGGAGCGGATGACCACCGTGACCTGACCCAGTACGGCCAGCCCAGTCTCTCGATCCTCGACAACCAGGTTCCACAAGCGGTTTCCGCGATCAACGAGGCCGGCAACACGGTTGCGGTGACGATCGATTCCGGCGGGGTGGATGCGCTCGGCGACTGCGACTTCAGCAGCCCGTCCTGCACCACCCGGAACAACCTCCGGGCGAGTGTCGAGGCTCTGAACAACGCTCTGGCCGGGGATCCGGGTACCGAGTTCTTCGGAATGCTCGCCTACCACAACCCGGCGGTGGACCTGCCGGAGGAGGGCGATTTTCAGCAGCGATTGCTCGGTGCAAACGGTGTGATCGGAATGTGCGACACCGGGATGGCTGTCGGGCTGAACGACATCGTCTTCCAGGAGGCAGCGAGGCTGGGCATCAGGGTTGCCGACTCCTACCCGGCCTTCAAGGCCGGTGGCCAGGCCCTGATGGGCGACCAGATCCACCCGAATCTGGCCGGGTACCAGAAGATGCTGGAGGCCTACCAGGCAAGCACCGTGCCGACCGCATGCCAGGGCCCCGGCCCGGACCCCGACCCCGATCCCGACCCGGACCCGGATCTGTCTCCCCCCAACACGAAGATCCTCCAGAGGCCGAGTGCGTTGCTTCGCAAGCGGAGCACAACGTTCAGGTTCCGATCGAACGAGTCCGGCTCCAGGTTCCAGTGCCGACTCGATGGCGCGAAGTTCCGTTCCTGCAAGTCCCCATTGCGGTTGAAGCGCCTGAAAGCCGGCCGCCACGTCCTGCGGATCCGGGCGATCGACAAGGCCGGCAACGTCGAAAGGCATCCGGCCGAGGCCAGGTTCCGGGTGAAGTTGAAGTCGCCGAAAAGTAAGTCGCACCGCCGGAATTGA
- a CDS encoding VWA domain-containing protein, whose product MLALLGVFSAEASARKCLAAPEVALIFDDSGSMRDTDPLSIRAEALRMFLDRPSTQRMTVGAVEFGSRGGPLFSPGVVSRTKRNMLASLRRLDNRGYRGSGDQTFYNSAFRASRRQQPHADARIFLTDGDSNDRIRLGLVKGTPTYVIGLNVTKGDRTGYGKQLHRIARVSRGRYFPLRHRRDRGASPQIARLQPVINRISATLGCSKITKTVRVTARHRGQRFGPFRVRFGGRSTIQILATWPWSGTAVRFVSCRVVDRSGRIVADLTGRGRRVKLRVRTYPHQTSKRIVIKRPRHGWKLIFVVKIVKITRRTPVTVQIETGGGEDAFRPIPPPSPPPPPVDNGRRVITVYNQVTNGMGMVEDPTPTRLTTKPWAFCTSRGCNVGGTERRTGQTYDAAVCQTFGERITNGNDHSPADDANPNRFESTRYYGVQLTDGTFGLISEVWINAADRGGLGLPAC is encoded by the coding sequence ATGCTGGCCCTTCTCGGCGTCTTTTCGGCTGAAGCATCCGCCAGGAAATGCCTGGCTGCCCCCGAGGTGGCCCTGATCTTCGATGACTCGGGCTCGATGCGTGACACCGATCCGCTGAGTATCCGGGCCGAGGCCCTCCGCATGTTTCTGGATCGCCCGTCAACCCAGCGGATGACTGTGGGTGCGGTGGAGTTCGGGAGCAGGGGCGGGCCGCTTTTTTCACCTGGTGTGGTGTCACGGACGAAGAGAAACATGCTTGCCTCCCTCCGGCGCCTCGACAACCGTGGCTACCGGGGATCCGGCGACCAGACCTTCTACAACAGTGCCTTCCGGGCCAGCAGACGCCAGCAACCACACGCGGACGCCCGCATCTTCCTGACCGACGGCGACAGCAACGACAGGATCCGGCTTGGACTGGTCAAGGGCACCCCTACCTACGTGATCGGGCTCAACGTGACCAAGGGTGACCGGACCGGCTACGGAAAGCAGCTTCACCGGATCGCCAGGGTGAGCCGGGGTCGGTACTTTCCCCTGCGGCACCGGCGGGACCGTGGCGCATCCCCGCAGATCGCCCGGCTGCAGCCGGTCATCAACCGGATTTCGGCAACGCTGGGCTGTTCGAAAATCACCAAGACGGTCAGAGTCACCGCCAGGCACCGCGGGCAGAGGTTCGGGCCATTCCGGGTCAGGTTCGGTGGCCGCAGCACGATCCAGATCCTCGCCACCTGGCCCTGGTCCGGAACCGCTGTCAGGTTCGTCAGCTGCCGGGTTGTGGATCGAAGCGGCAGGATCGTGGCCGACCTGACGGGACGGGGCCGCCGGGTCAAACTGAGGGTTCGCACATACCCCCATCAGACCAGCAAGCGAATCGTGATCAAGCGGCCCCGTCATGGCTGGAAGCTGATCTTCGTCGTCAAGATCGTGAAGATCACCAGGCGGACTCCGGTCACGGTGCAGATCGAGACCGGAGGTGGCGAGGATGCTTTCCGACCGATCCCGCCGCCGTCCCCACCCCCGCCACCGGTCGACAACGGGCGACGGGTGATTACCGTTTACAACCAGGTGACCAACGGGATGGGAATGGTCGAAGATCCCACCCCGACCAGGCTCACAACCAAACCGTGGGCGTTCTGCACCAGCCGCGGCTGCAATGTCGGCGGGACCGAGCGCCGCACCGGACAGACCTACGACGCAGCGGTCTGCCAGACCTTCGGTGAACGCATCACCAACGGGAACGATCACAGTCCGGCCGATGACGCCAACCCGAACCGGTTCGAGTCCACTCGCTACTACGGGGTCCAGCTGACCGACGGGACCTTCGGCTTGATCAGCGAGGTCTGGATCAACGCGGCAGACCGGGGTGGTCTCGGCCTCCCGGCCTGCTGA
- a CDS encoding mechanosensitive ion channel family protein yields MALRKKNRSDDGEKGADRARPPMPKWMFETRTEQWHEAGLGDEIRKEKPGRTWPRLLLFALLIAAVLVAFNHRQTIAPGYGSEARILTAILLFGLGLGFAGALGRTTTPMILRRMDPGTAGTIAFVIRLLTIVVVGVIALRIAGVKAAALAVGGAFTAVIVGLAAQQTLGNIFAGIVLQSTRPYKVGERVRLTSSSLAGSVEGTVSSLGLFYTTILNGPERMMIPNSVLLTSIVEPLRSPDSVDIRARFDSHVTPAEVQNMLGHAISVPLLEAPEIWLEEVDRDEVVFRITATPARKADGRKLAEEVVSVTRGTFEYPRPDRSGRTEEKPEQKNAPDPDVPSGHA; encoded by the coding sequence CGGACCGAGCAGTGGCATGAGGCCGGGCTGGGAGACGAGATCCGGAAGGAGAAGCCGGGCCGGACCTGGCCACGGCTGCTGCTCTTCGCCCTGCTGATCGCGGCCGTACTGGTCGCCTTCAACCATCGTCAGACGATCGCTCCGGGATACGGTTCGGAGGCACGGATTCTGACCGCGATTCTGCTGTTCGGTCTGGGTCTCGGATTTGCCGGTGCGCTCGGCCGGACAACCACCCCGATGATCCTGAGGCGGATGGATCCGGGTACCGCGGGCACGATCGCCTTTGTGATCCGGCTGCTCACGATCGTGGTGGTCGGGGTGATCGCCCTCAGAATCGCCGGAGTCAAGGCCGCCGCCCTTGCGGTTGGTGGTGCGTTCACCGCGGTGATCGTCGGCCTGGCCGCCCAGCAGACCCTGGGCAATATTTTCGCCGGGATCGTGCTGCAGAGCACCCGGCCGTACAAGGTCGGCGAGCGGGTGCGGCTCACCAGCAGTTCGCTGGCGGGATCGGTCGAGGGTACGGTCAGCTCGCTCGGACTTTTCTACACGACGATCCTGAACGGGCCTGAGCGAATGATGATCCCCAACAGCGTCCTGCTCACCTCGATCGTCGAGCCGCTCCGTTCACCCGACAGCGTGGACATCCGGGCCCGGTTCGACTCACACGTAACCCCGGCCGAGGTCCAGAACATGCTGGGCCATGCGATTTCCGTTCCACTGCTGGAGGCTCCGGAAATCTGGCTGGAAGAGGTGGATCGGGACGAGGTCGTGTTCCGGATCACCGCCACCCCGGCGAGGAAGGCGGACGGCAGGAAACTGGCCGAGGAGGTGGTTTCGGTCACCCGGGGCACCTTCGAGTACCCGCGGCCGGACCGGTCCGGCAGGACGGAGGAGAAGCCGGAACAGAAAAACGCCCCGGATCCCGACGTCCCCAGCGGCCACGCCTGA
- a CDS encoding PIN domain nuclease, which yields MPTFLGDKSALTRRETRPEVREIVEPLVVAGEIATCGIVELELLYSATSPANYRRLAEALEGMPRVPTDEDCLTRAKEVQGMLAESSRHRAVPLPDLIVAACAEMAGLTVLHYDADFELIASLTGQAHQWVVPRGSVS from the coding sequence ATGCCGACTTTCCTGGGGGACAAGAGCGCCCTGACCAGGCGCGAAACCCGGCCCGAGGTCCGTGAGATCGTGGAGCCGCTGGTCGTGGCCGGCGAGATCGCCACCTGCGGGATTGTCGAGCTTGAACTGCTCTACAGCGCCACCAGCCCCGCCAACTACCGCAGGCTCGCCGAGGCACTCGAAGGCATGCCGCGGGTCCCGACCGATGAAGATTGCCTGACCCGTGCGAAAGAGGTCCAGGGAATGCTTGCCGAAAGCTCCCGCCACCGGGCGGTACCGCTGCCCGATCTGATCGTCGCGGCCTGCGCCGAAATGGCCGGTTTGACGGTCCTTCACTACGACGCGGATTTCGAGCTGATCGCCTCACTCACCGGGCAGGCCCACCAGTGGGTGGTACCCCGCGGCAGCGTTTCCTAG